The nucleotide sequence ataaaataaatcagttattagaaatgagttattaaaactattaagtttagaaatgtgttgaaaaaaatcttctctctgttatacagaaattgggggaaaaaataaacagggcggggggtggtctaataattcagaggggttaataattctgactttaactgtatatcattATAATTTATCAATTGAAAATTTCAATCAAATTTTAAAGAGCAATATAACGACAAAAACCTTTctcgattattattattttggctgATTTCACTTTTCACCCCAATCCCTACTATCACAaaggatttattttaattgtacagGGGCTTTTTGCCCCAATATCTTAAATAATTGGGGCATTATTATTCAAGTAGGTTGGATCGTGTAAGGGTATATACAAAGACAACTTTTGCACCTATTTGTCTGAGAGtaaatttaaaatatcttaatgtaaAAAACTTTCGGACCCTGCTTAAATATACATGTTAAATGCATGAACTTTTTAAGATTGTAGAACCCTAGAACCCTAGTAATATTCATTATATGCTTAAGAATACACACACTGCTTTGAAACAACAttagaaataaaacattaaacataaaGTAAAATTTGGGGGTGAGCTATCCTTTTAAGATTAATAAGCAAATAGTCTTTTTTGTATCTCTCATGTATTTTGTAAATCGCCAGACACATAAAAACAGTTGAAGTGATATCTAATAATGCCTTACATGAAAACACTGTTTGCCATCACTGATAGCACTATCAATATCTGCCATGACGTAAGCGActttgtttttatcagctgtttaGTTAAGAGACCGTACAGCCTGTAAACAATAGACATACCAAGCACAGATAACCATCCTGACTATACACACTGCTAACTGCATGTCATCTCGCAATGATTAACCTCAGTCTTTAACAGGAAAGCTCTTACAGTATCTGCATGCACTAGACGGTTGACTATAATCTATCAACTGTATTCTTATGAGTCTGCCTCATTTGATCTCAATGTCTCCATTCACAATAGGTCTGGTTCCAGAATAGGAGAGCTCGCACGTTGAAATGCAAGGGTGGTAAGAAGCCATTGTGGCAGACCGACCTGCCGGCCTACAACATGCAGACTTCACCAATGCAAATACATCGGGAAAATAACGAATCCACTGGAGGAACTGGAACTTTATGTTCACCACCGCCTGCATATCCAGATCGTATAAAGGAAGAAATGGAAAAAGATGCAGTGTGCGGATGTGACACTCCATCTTCCATGTCTATCGGCGACGATTCTGGCTATTGCACCCCTTCATACCATCAAAGCAGAGCCATTCAATCCCATATGAGCCCTTCTCCTCTTTTAAGCCCAGAGCATCAGATGCCCCCTAATTGGGGTGTGAGGTACGGCAGGAGGTCTCCTATGAGCTCCATGTGGAGTCCATATCATCTGGAAGCATATGCCTGCAATCCAGGATTTTTTTACTCGCAGTCTGAAAAACACAACACTCTTCAACCCCTGACCCCTGTTACTCCTGACTCGGGCTGCTGGGAGGCTGGTTTGGACGGGACTTCTCCTGTTGACAACCCAGACGTCCCAAGAATGGAGTGCCAGCAGGAAAGCGGGGTCCACCATGGACCGCTGCCGGAGCTTCCGACACTGTCACTGCAGGAGATCCTGGGAGAGCTTCAAGGAGACTGGTGGCAGGGTGAAGGACTAAACAACCACTCCACTGAGGATAACCATGTGTATAGCTGAATTTTGAAGGGTTGGATTTTATTTATAACTATTTATTATTCAATGTATTTATTGACTAAAAtcaataatgtaatatttatttgattcaaaacaacatgaaaatttttttaagttttctgaCTGATCAAGTGTATTTATCTTAATTAATAtttggtattttaaaaaaaattgtttttgggTAAATTGTAATCATGCAGCTGTGTGTATATAGTTTATATAGATTTTAAATAAAGATGCCTAATTTCTTCTAATGTTCCTTTAAGTGATTTCATACAATTGTTCTGAGTAGGCATGTTCACTTCGTTCATGGATGAGGTCAGTGCTGAACACTGATAAGAATCAGTCTGTAGGTTGCAGGGAATTTTGGTGCATAACACTTTCTGTCATCCACGGGGTcaaatgtactgtatgtgcatAATACTTTCATGAGgaatgaaaaaaatgtacagaattATTCCAAAATTTTGTAAATTGCTtctaaaatgtagtttatttccGTGGACTATGTTAGCAACAATGttgaggaaagttactttagaaagtaatgctttacaatattgagttactcccccaataAGATATGTAGTcgagttacttagttactttctatggtaagtaatgcattatgttacttttgagttacttttgcgttgcTTTTTCTGACCTGGCAATCAGGtcaggcttgatctctttcagtaCTTGCAgggtttcttctttttcttcttcttcttcttcttcttcttcttcttcttcttcttcttcttcttttttaaataaagggaGCTCTACAataaacaacacactgtataaccttcatttactttaaaaaaaaaaaaacaattaaaaactaatGTTGGATAATGTTATCTTTGGAGAACTTCCTGACGCCAGAGccatacatgccgtatatacagattaatgaaagtttaaagcaatgcaattgctacttttgtactttttgtcttattaataAGTAAAACCACagtccattcagataatcctcttgtctttttcttttatgtgttcaaaataaagagaatatttctatcgcagaaatgtaaggctaTCTTCCTTTCTGCCTGTTCCTGCAAGTCTCTCATTGCTTGCTGAATTCAATGCGACAACATCAATTTATTTCagcaattaaatttttaaaagtgaattatttattcactcattttcttttcagcttaatccctttaataatctggggtaggcacagcggaattaaccgccaacttatccagcatgttttacacagcagatgcccttccagctgcaacttagaaaagtaatattattgcgtaactcgtgttacttgtaaagcattacccccaacactggatAGCAAAGCTTTTTCTTTTAGCATTACACCAAGCTTCAGTGACACAAAATACTTCAGAAATTATTCTTATACACTCTTAACTATATTCTGTAGAATCTACATTAACTTACTGCAGCAGTTGCAGCAGTTTGGGATTAACTTACAGTAAATAAAttgcagcaaaaatactgtacttacatttacagcaccatttatataactgtatatgtatttacagtattgtatttgtatatattttacttcaTAATGCAACATTAAAATACAGCATAACTGTCATACAGTCAAATTCAAGTCATATTACAATTAACTAATGTGTAATTTACAGAAATCTTTAACAGTGTATACTGATTTGATGCCCAGAGAaaattatttacttgttaatttattttttaggcAATGGTGAAAACAGTGCTACTTCATATTGTTGTAGAACCCATGATATTTCTttccacaaaaaatatttttcatattaataacCCAACAGCTGGACTGTGAAAACAAAACTgactaaataataatacaatgacaATGGCTAAGAGAACTGAGCACTTGCACAACTGTTTGTATACCTTAATTTTAACCAAtgctatatataataaaaaaactgatgaGCGTCTGTGGGTCCGGTTTTGCATTGtgggtccggtttcccccacagtgcaaaaacatgtggtataggtggattgggtaaacaaaattgtccgtagtgtatgtgtgtgaatgagtgtgtatggatgtttcccagtgatggtttggatAGGGATGGGAGggtattcgctgcataaaacatatgctggataagttggcagttcattctgctgtggcgacccctgataaataaagggtctaagccaaaggaaaatgaataaatgaataaattaataaattaataaatgaatgaatgaatgaataaatgaatgaatgaatgaacgaatgaatgaatgaacgaatgaatgaatgaaaaaaactgATTGCAGATATAGACAGAGAGAAGAACTTGAAATGCAATGTAAAATCTAGTGATCCAAAAAGAGCATACTCTATGCTATGAAAAATGATTATAGACCAATAAAGGAACTTCTTGGTTGAAAAGGTTTTATGTATTCAGGTAATTCatgtacacaaacaaataaatatatgtaaatgtgtgctTTTTATCACAAATTAACATAAAGTACTTGATAGGATTACGACTGCAGCAGAATGCTAGTCAGTCTCAGCTGTCAAAATGGGTGTCTTTGATTAATGAGGGGTGAAATGGGTCTGTCATCCATAAAATATGTGAGATATTAGTCTCACATAGTCTCCTCACAGCTTGTAGTCAACACTAACAGTTTTctaaaatacaagtaaaaaagCATCTTTTAGCAATCAGTGCTCAACAAGTGTTTTTCTAATTTCATAAAGAGTTAATATCagttaaaacaataaaactaaaactttgtATGGTCTTTTATTcccttaaatatttaaataagtaaatgttcatattacaacatgtttaattttcacataaatatatctataatGGTAACAGTATAAATTTTCTCCCTTTATTTTGACCGCTTTCAAAAAAtttatctgaaacattaaaataatctctttttacatgcatttacaaTGCCAAATGCTAAAATATGTATATGAAATcccttttgtaaataatatatagtcTTTGACACGTATATTTATTCCGTATATaagtttatattttttacttgtatgCTAAATTAGCGAGTTTGTTcgcaaattaaaaaatattcagtaaattacaaaaacaatCATTGTATAatttgtgtatataaaataaagtaactaaTAAATATTCATATCTTCTCAGTATctgcttttttattgtaaatagttAGAACTGAGTCAATCAAGCGCcacatatacttgcaaaataaa is from Danio aesculapii chromosome 13, fDanAes4.1, whole genome shotgun sequence and encodes:
- the mxtx1 gene encoding LOW QUALITY PROTEIN: mix-type homeobox gene 1 (The sequence of the model RefSeq protein was modified relative to this genomic sequence to represent the inferred CDS: deleted 1 base in 1 codon) codes for the protein MWKDNTIDASAKTSGSGAVSRSASRRKRTSFSKEHVELLRATFETDPYPGISLRESLSQTTGLPESRIQVWFQNRRARTLKCKGGKKPLWQTDLPAYNMQTSPMQIHRENNESTGGTGTLCSPPPAYPDRIKEEMEKDAVCGCDTPSSMSIGDDSGYCTPSYHQSRAIQSHMSPSPLLSPEHQMPPNWGVRYGRRSPMSSMWSPYHLEAYACNPGFFYSQSEKHNTLQPLTPVTPDSGCWEAGLDGTSPVDNPDVPRMECQQESGSTMDRCRSFRHCHCRRSWESFKETGGRVKD